Proteins found in one Oreochromis niloticus isolate F11D_XX linkage group LG22, O_niloticus_UMD_NMBU, whole genome shotgun sequence genomic segment:
- the LOC112843599 gene encoding uncharacterized protein LOC112843599 isoform X2 has translation MESLAMKAKDVVCQYKISSVSSQIYSVSCKGNSTLAAEHFMLSVDQAIVNGHITIFSDALILMFGSYYCTNISYPVAQAATLEFLQRCLKINPDKGSKVEWNTSKKNLAVNPKVLTLIAKIADYVGRQMNVRGGIVPFFCAQMCVCITFFFLRTFVYA, from the exons ATGGAATCCCTAGCTATGAAGGCAAAGGACGTCGTCTGTCAGTATAAG ATTAGTAGCGTGAGTTCTCAAATTTATTCAGTAAGCTGTAAAG GAAACTCTACTTTGGCAGCCGAGCACTTCATGTTATCTGTGGACCAGGCAATTGTGAATGGCCATATCACTATCTTCAGCGACGCACTTATCCTGATGTTTGGCTCTTACTACTGCACGAACATTTCTTATCCAGTAGCCCAGGCAGCAACCTTGGAATTCTTGCAACG ATGCCTTAAGATAAACCCCGACAAGGGATCCAAAGTGGAGTGGAACACGTCTAAGAAAAACCTTGCAGTCAATCCAAAGGTTCTGACGTTGATCGCCAAAATTGCGGACT ATGTGGGGAGGCAGATGAACGTTCGAGGTGGCATCGTCCCCTTCTTTTGTGCTCAAATGTGCGTTTGCATTACATTCTTTTTTCTACGTACCTTTGTTTATGCATAA